In Erigeron canadensis isolate Cc75 chromosome 6, C_canadensis_v1, whole genome shotgun sequence, the following are encoded in one genomic region:
- the LOC122604544 gene encoding uncharacterized protein LOC122604544, protein MDLPPSSSDDSIDLDDAILSTVALTVTTMIQAAEDEEDQLSPRRKTVMERRREEACARLVRLYFAERPVFGARDFRRRYRMSKRLFLRITNDLEERYPYFQQRMDARGKLGFMPIHKTTSALRQLAYGCSVDLFDEHLEMSARTSRESLIYFCKGINEVYGPTYLRRPTSMDLERIYDVHEQLHGFPGMIGNIDCMHWPWEMCPTAWRGSHTRGDVGRTSLMLQAVASTDLWIWNAYFGQQGSNNDINLFEASPVLEEIISGLAPTNGIYPEYSTFVKTFTDPIDEKRKYFKKKQESARKDIERAFGVLKKRWKVVCFPSRFWDKQRMHAVIYACITLHNMILEDEDKTFCQDFNDEDPTLDPAYWEQQTPMEQRIANSQAVRNSQTHNMLLADLVDHLWENKRGNHPPYVPLEVDDYFSDDD, encoded by the exons ATGGATCTTCCACCCTCTTCATCTGATGATTCAATCGATCTCGACGACGCTATTCTTAGTACCGTTGCTTTGACGGTTACTACTATGATTCAAGCTGCGGAAGACGAGGAAGATCAACTTTCGCCTAGAAGAAAAACGGTTATGGAACGTCGACGTGAAGAGGCATGCGCGCGATTGGTCCGCCTTTACTTTGCCGAGCGCCCCGTATTTGGCGCGAGAGATTTTAGACGGCGCTATCGTATGAGCAAGCGGCTATTTTTGAGAATTACaaatgatttggaagaaaggtatccatattttcaacaaagaatGGATGCTCGTGGGAAGCTGGGTTTCATGCCGATACACAAGACTACCTCCGCGCTTCGTCAATTAGCATATGGGTGTAGCGTCGACTTGTTTGACGAGCATTTGGAGATGTCGGCTAGGACTTCCCGGGAGTCgctaatttatttttgtaaag GTATAAATGAAGTGTATGGACCGACATACCTACGGAGACCTACATCTATGGATCTTGAGCGAATATACGATGTGCATGAGCAACTTCATGGTTTCCCTGGTATGATCGGTAATATTGATTGCATGCACTGGCCATGGGAGATGTGTCCAACCGCATGGCGCGGTTCGCACACCAGAGGGGATGTTGGCAGAACATCATTGATGCTTCAGGCGGTTGCGTCTACtgacttgtggatttggaatGCATATTTTGGTCAGCAGGGGTCCAACAATGACATCAACTTGTTTGAGGCGTCCCCAGTCTTGGAAGAAATTATATCTGGCTTGGCACCTACAA ATGGCATCTACCCTGAGTATTCCACTTTTGTGAAGACTTTTACTGACCCGATTGATGAAAAGAGAAAATActttaagaaaaaacaagaaTCGGCGCGAAAGGATATCGAGAGAGCATTCGGGGTTCTTAAAAAGCGTTGGAAAGTTGTTTGTTTTCCCTCACGGTTTTGGGACAAGCAGAGGATGCATGCTGTGATATACGCGTGTATCACTCTACACAACATGATATTGGAGGATGAAGATAAAACTTTTTGTCAAGACTTCAACGATGAAGACCCGACACTAGACCCGGCGTATTGGGAACAACAAACTCCAATGGAGCAACGGATCGCGAATTCACAAGCCGTACGAAATAGCCAAACCCACAACATGCTCTTAGCGGATTTGGTAGATCATCTTTGGGAAAACAAGAGGGGAAATCATCCACCATACGTGCCACTGGAAGTCGATGACTACTTTAGCGATGATGAttag